From Carya illinoinensis cultivar Pawnee chromosome 5, C.illinoinensisPawnee_v1, whole genome shotgun sequence, one genomic window encodes:
- the LOC122310903 gene encoding uncharacterized protein LOC122310903, with amino-acid sequence MDSGSIELKVISARDLKCFNFFRKLYVYAVVSLRCDETKKKQEKKYLQRQKTLVNDESKKQNLQRKKSFVDDESKKLERKRLQRQKTPVDREGDGNPEWHHEMHFDLKEISVLDDDCKQNLFLKFDLRSEGIVLGKKTIGEVQVSVKDLIDDELNGTARIMSYQVRTSDGKPNGVLKFSYKVKNCKTKQKRVETESPKVDSSSGIQLSDAKKVNYPTLEVENQQSRDIGYPSLDDVRSDLPRMTIPSPKKYHWMPGPYILAPPAMLPHLPPPWEQPAYYNPLPSMQIPGTYRNNPERIMGYGYTLTPGVWGYSGVGQ; translated from the coding sequence ATGGATTCTGGCTCAATAGAGTTGAAGGTTATATCGGCTCGTGATCTCAAATGCTTCAATTTCTTCCGAAAGCTATATGTCTACGCCGTCGTCTCCCTTCGCTGTGATGAAACGaagaaaaaacaagagaaaaaatatcTGCAGCGTCAAAAAACCCTGGTCAATGATGAATCCAAGAAGCAAAATCTGCAGCGTAAAAAATCGTTTGTCGATGATGAATCGAAGAAGCTAGAGCGAAAGCGTCTGCAGCGTCAAAAAACGCCGGTGGACAGAGAGGGGGATGGGAATCCTGAGTGGCATCACGAGATGCACTTTGATCTTAAAGAAATCTCGGTTCTTGATGATGACTGCAAGCAGAATCTTTTTCTGAAATTCGATCTTCGCAGTGAAGGTATCGTTCTGGGAAAGAAAACCATCGGCGAAGTGCAGGTATCGGTCAAGGACTTGATTGACGATGAGCTCAACGGAACTGCGAGGATTATGAGTTATCAGGTTCGAACAAGTGACGGTAAGCCTAATGGTGTGCTGAAATTTTCTTACAAGGTGAAGAACTGCAAAACGAAACAGAAGAGGGTCGAAACTGAGAGCCCAAAAGTGGACTCATCGTCTGGAATCCAATTGTCGGATGCCAAAAAAGTTAATTACCCAACCCTGGAAGTCGAAAATCAGCAGTCCCGGGATATAGGCTATCCTTCACTGGATGATGTTCGCTCTGATTTGCCCAGAATGACCATCCCTTCTCCCAAGAAGTACCACTGGATGCCAGGACCCTACATTCTGGCGCCGCCAGCCATGTTGCCGCACTTACCCCCTCCCTGGGAGCAACCAGCGTACTATAATCCTCTGCCCTCGATGCAAATTCCGGGGACATATCGGAACAATCCGGAGCGGATCATGGGTTATGGTTACACACTTACGCCTGGCGTGTGGGGGTACTCTGGGGTTGGACAATAG